In Ascaphus truei isolate aAscTru1 chromosome 2, aAscTru1.hap1, whole genome shotgun sequence, the genomic stretch GAAAGGGTCCTTTGACAAGTTCAGAGGTGTATAGTAGAGCACAACTCAAGACTCCAAAAAGGATACAGGAGGGGAACCTTTCCTGCAAAAAATAAAATGCCAAAGTATGGGACCATTCACTGTAATTAAAAGGGTTAATTTACTCAGGGTAATAATGGGTACAAAGAACCTGTCTGAAATGGATGTTGAACAAATTATATCAAAATTAAAAAAGGAAACAAAATGGAAGCCTTAATTTAGAAGACATGGATCTAACAGACATCAAATAGGTTCTCAGTTTATACAGGACATGGAGGAAATAACATTAGAGAAGCCAAATTGTCTTTACACAGTTGTCGGTATCTAGGTTATAAATGACATGTCAATCACTAGTTTTTCCAtggaaaatataaaataattataaCTCCTTTGTCGCCACAGGGAACAGCTTTGCGACACATTCCAGGCGTCTCTAGTAGGAAAGGGGTTGACACCTCCCTTTATGATGATTTGTTTTGGTGCTGTACTGGGCTCTTCAGAATGGAGGCCTAATTATCAAGCTGCTGCGGGTATCTCAGAAAGCTGCAAGGGACCAATTGTTTATTACTCATTTTCATTGTCACAAATCTCTTTGCAAAAGATACACATAAAAAATCCCTGCACCAGAGACCATAATACAAAGTACTAATGAGCTTAGTTAGAGCACAAGAATCAGAAAATTATGAGGCAGTAATACTTTTACAAAGAGATTGAAAAGTCCAATAAACTAATGGATTGTGAAAAGGATTCAAcatgtaacaatttttttttatcacgaTGTGCATTAATAGGCTCATACAGATGCTTTTCCTTTGGGATACATACGGTAGGTAAACAAGTAGACTGCCGTTAGGCAGATTAATTGCTGTACTTTAACATTCAGTATCAACTATGGCTCAAAGACAAAATAGTCTGAACATCTTCTGGAGGTGCATATGCTTTTGAAGCTCCATCCTGACCCTCTACCAGCTACTCGGTCTTCTAATGATTGCTAGGCCCAGGGGAGGCAGAATATATTCAACTTTTGAAGACATCAGTCATGTTAACCAAAACCCCAGGCAAGTAATGGGGTCTGGGAACCACAGTTAATATACTCAACGCTAGTGTTATGTGCTTGAGTATTTTGAAATGTAAGGATGCTTTAAGAATGGCAACACCACTGAAAATAATGGCCTACTTATTTACAAAGTGAAACATTACTTTCAGTACAATTTTACTGTCACCATTAATTGCTTTTAGCATTATCCACTTCCCAGAGGAACACACATGAAGGGGGATGTTCCAAAattaaacactgtatatataccaaGCAGCTTTAACAGAGCTGAAAAGCCAGCTAACTGGCCtagacaagaaagaaaaaaaggagaCAATGCTTGTACCGGTGGTTAACTCAGTTGCAGCCAATTAGAACAGCCAAAGTCTGCTCCATGTCAGGCTAGCCTGGAATcctacattgtaatcacagttaCAATCTGATCATTGTGTACTTATTtggaagagacagaaagagagcccaattccagtttaaaaaaaaataaatgaaagaatTATGTTCTTTCTTTTCTGTTTCAATAACAAAAGGTGGTGGAAACCGTTTTGCTCTGCATACGTAAATGCTTGTGGCCCAAGGCAGCTCATTTGAAGAATTACAAACCAATATGTTTGGTTCAGGATTATCAGGAGAACTTGAAAAACTGAAAAGAGCCCAAGCGTCTATGTAACTAATCTAAGAAACAATTCAATTTTAAAGTTGTTTAAAAGAAGCAAATCAAATAAACCAGGCACCTGCACATAAACTCTAAGCGACCATTGGACACACAAGGAAAGAAGAGAGAATTCTACCTTTTAACCAAATTACCATTAGATCTTACTTCTACTACATTGAAGAGAATGACCTCTCCAAGAAGGTCCACACTCTAGATAAGGTGGTTCTCGGACAGAAACACATTATGAGGGGAAACGTCTGACATTCAGTTATCAGAACCGTGACCTGCAGGTGATGCAAGATGTGGCTTGAAACAGCTTAGAATAACAGGAGGATTGAGGTGTGAAAATAGGAGATAAAATACCAATTATATTAATGCATGAGGGAGTACTGAACCAAAATACATTGGCCCCAGTTTTCTAGATTACACATGAAGGAAATCAACACACTTCAGTCAATGTTACACAACGGTTGTTGTCCAAATTGGCAATAAACTACAATAGTGTGGGCTGAACGAGTAGCTCAGTGGTAATATTAGTACCCTTTGAAGCAGGTGAACCTGGGTTTCAGCACAAGGGGACCTTGGTCAAGTCACTCAATTCTatctgtgccgcaggcaccaaaattagattgtaagcttgacAGAACTTTGCAGACATAATGAGTCTCTGTGGACACGGTCAGCGctatataataaattattattatgtaCTTCGTTTTTAATAAGATAGGGCAGTCACGTGGAAAATGAACAAATGCACGGCTGAAGCAGCGATGTGTAGAACTATACTTGGAAGAAGGCGGCACTAACAGATCAAATAGTGAGCAAAAACTGATTGAATTGCCATATCCTTTCCCCATTCATGTCAAAGTAATTATTTTCTAACTTCAACTGTACGCAACTGAGTAACAGGAACTGGCAAATGTACTTCTTACAAAACAAAACTGCAAGCATTTAGATTACAGCAAAGCTCTAATTTAAATAGTTATTATGTTTGGAACACTAAACATTTTAAGTGCTAAGCTCCTTTTTGTAGTTCATAGCCTACATTTGCAAAGAAAAGGCACATCCACGTGACACTATGCTGCAATGTGGCATCTCTTGCTATGCACTTAATTTGCTCCCACCACTTCATAAAAATCATATCAGTACTTTTTTTGTGATGATCGGatcattaaaaagaaaaacaccatCATAAATTTCCATTTTGAATTAAAGCCAGAAGGGTGAGCCTATATGTTTACATTTACATGTTTTGTAAACTGCTGGCATTTTAGATTAGAAATTGGGAATTTTCACCAAACACAACAAGCATCAGTGTCAAATGTTTGGAAGAATTGCTTCCAACTTAACATTCCTTTCCCTGTTACAGGGTGCAAAATAGCAGCTTGCCATTGGAAAAAGACCACTGCTCCCATTTATGATGGCCACAGTGCTCCTTCTGCCAAGCTCCAATCATCAGCGCTCAATAATTAGTATCACTCCCCTGGGAGCTATCCCTCTCCCATTAAGAATCAGGAGGATGGGGTGAGTGGCAGGCGCTGTCGAGGAGTGATTGACAGACTGCGACTGATGATTGGAGTACAGTGCGTAGAGCTCAGCTGGTAGCATGAATGGAGAGgttcaatgtgtgtgtatataattatatacttgtgtgtatggaccatgtgactgcgtaatgctaaagaccccaacagtaggataaattaATGAATAACCAGGTACTTGTAGGAGGtacccctaaacataaacttgatagagacaggtactgggttgcagtcccggatggttagctcactaataagtgacgctgttgttaacaGTAATGTTaacagtaacaccaggaagattgaaCATAATAgcaccctataacgtaccaattgtctaaataaagtcctgaacaggaaaacatgtagcaagcgattgactcactctgagtgctgcacagtccatgcgatccaaaggtgaggggtccccaggtgtgcttccgtccaaggggtaggctagtagagaaggagaaaaactggaagagcactactgtagatatccaaaaagtagaaaggagggtgcgtgtcccataaaaagattatttattggtcatggaaaaaacaGGGCagtggagagccctaccaacatttcacgcttcacagagcgctttctcaaccTCAACCactgccctgtttttccatgaccaataaataatctttttatgggatacgcaccctcctttctacttttttgatacctacagtagtgctcttccagtttttctccttctctacttgTGTGTATGTGCTGGTCTATGAATGTAGAACTGTCTCTGTATGGATgtttacctgtgtgtatatgtagctaCGTGTCTGCCTGCCtacgtgtgcgtgcgtatgtTTGATACCTGATTAAGAACCCAGAGAGGtacgaaagcttgtaacatataaaCTATTTGATATGTTTGTTGGTCCAATTTATAAAACACCACAGGTTTAGCAAGTTAAAATGACGCAGACCTCTAAAGTTGCAATATGTCTTTATCAAGAGACCTTAAAAAGTGAGTAAGACTTGCAATACCTGTACCCAGAGAACATTAGTgctagcatgtgtgtgtgtgtgtatataaatgtttaGTTGGTTGCACTAAAATGAATGATATGTAGTCACAAAGACAGCTCAAATGATTTATCTGTCTTTTTACAGAGAAAGCACAATGTTTCGATGTCGCAGCCCCATCGTCAGATGAAGTGatggctgcacacacacagcatcttgTTCAGCCCCTTGtagatccactgctggatgaaggccgtTCCAAAATAATCTTCCAGGAACAGTCGTTGCAAGCCTCTCCATGTTGTTCCAaatacattttctgatttcatcctcccattttACTTTGGTTGTCGACTTGGTCTTCTCATCTCCCTTGAAATCCAGtccagtaccatctttgtccaaagaTGGTAATTTTCTCTTGAGATATACCCACCAAatttgccattttaatttcttcacactTGTGATGTTGTAACAAGATTCctgtttggtttcaaacccaaTCATTCTTTTTTGCTGTCTCTTCGGGTGAGACTccgtttcacatccatacgtgagcattgGCAGTATACAccggacaaaaaaaaactttcctcttgaggcacaggggaaggttcccttgaaacaTGGTCTTGTTTCTTGTAAATGCTCTCCATCTCGTCTTCATTCTCTAATTGATTTCAtcaaaaatcttgcgccccccagctCTAGGCTGAGCacagtccagggtctgttgcagccCATTAGTGAGTATCGTCATAAAAATTTCTTATAAAAAGGGATTGGAAGTAGACCGATtggtctttgtctcctttcttgttcttgaggataactatggcattgctccTACAACTCCAGTGAAGCAGCACGAACTTGATCAAAGATTATTATGGGATATTGTTGGCTTTAATAAAAGAAAAGATAaaggcctcattgagctcaaaagcTGACACCTATTCTAAAAGATAGAGAAAATATCAGAATCAGTAGAGTAGGCTTCATcgttaacaagagatggagaaacaacatagtggagtatgaaagctcatcGGAAAAGGGCAGCCAGAATCGTCATTCAGTTGACAGAGAcacaggcttcaaataatccaatTGTATAccccaacatcaagtcacacagaCAATGAAGTGAAAGACTCATACAATGAAAATCAACCAAGGACCTTTTTTCACCTCAACATggttatgggagatttcaatgcaatgCAATTAAACCAATCAATGCACTGATTGGTACCTAGCAGAAAGATGAAGCATTAGTTTGTAAGTATGGTTACGGCAACAGGAATGCACATGGAAACAGATAGGTAGAATTAGCAGAACGTGAAAATGTCTACACCACGAATTCAcccttcaagaagaatccaaataggaAATGGCATGGACACAATGAAGAAATAATGAAGTGGACTATATCTTAGCCAACAAGAAACACGTGATTGAAGACTTCACAGTCCTGAATCATGTTGACACAAGAAGTGATCACCGATTGGCTCGTTGCAGATTACATCTGAATGCGAAGTTGAAGAAAACTTTTATCAAACAACATCAAGAACCTCAAAAACAATAGCAGAGAATTTCAACCAGAACTGAACAATGGCTTCAGCTTGCTTGAAGTGCACTAAGACACTTTaaacaattatgaagaacttatgaagattgtagtGGACAgctcaaataataaaaaaaattaaaaaaaataatggaggAAAATCGGCAACAAACAGGGCAAGAAAATATCAGATGACAAAGCAATTACTGAGAAGTTAAGCAATCCCAAAATGAAAGcacaagaattgaatatgcaaaGCTGTGCAAGAAAATCCACAAATGTAACACtaaagatgtaagaaaatgtaacttgatatggtgaagaagactattgaagataacaaaagcttaaagaagacaaagcagcGACTTATGGTTGGCAAGAAGCAAATctttgcactcaaacaagacaatGAATCAACAATACTTATAGAAAGTTGAGGACCTCTACATTAAATTGAACGAGAACACAGGGCATAATCTAGCAGAGGATGAGCGAGGAAAtagatttatacacacacatatatatatacacatatacatacatatatatatatatatatatatataacacatacacacacactttaaaacaTAGCTATTACCTTATACATGGCATAGGCTGTAAGTGCATTCCCGCTCTGAGAATGCTTCAGAATGTTTACAATTACGTCTGGCAGGCCGATGAACTCCAGAAAAGGAACCACATTAACACCTCTGTGGAAAGGGAAATCAAATTAAAGAGAAAAAGATAATACGGTTTTCAACATTTTGTATACATATTTTGCCATTGACTTCATCTCAATATATTGAAGACAAGAGTAATTATAAATATAGAAACAAACTACCAGACATTGCAATAATTTGCCTAGATTGTGATTCATATATGGTCATTGGGCGCCCTCTACTGGACCTTTCAATACCTGCCTGCAATGAGTTGTTACAAATGTAATGAAGTACTAACCTAAAATACAGACTTCAGCTCTACAGCAGAGTCACACAAATGAAAAGTGCATGGAAGGGACTGAACTAAATAATACATTCTGACATCTTAATTTGTTATTAAGTCAGCAATATCCCCAATAAtgattttcttccccccccccccacgttatGAACTTTGAGTCACTCAAGATGAATTCCCGCCTGGAAGAAACAATCTGGCCACCAAGTTCATGATTAAtgatcaaaaaaaaaaagtatgagtATCCCTTCTCAACAAAGCTATAGTTGTGTAATGGCCCTGCAGAAGAGCAGAGGTGTCCAAGGCTGGCATACGTCTCATGGACCAAAAACGGATCTGAATAGATTTAACAGATTATGCAGAGCATTCAAAAACCTCTTTTTCTGTCCATGTGTACATGGAGAACTTGATGTGCCCCTGTaacttaacccctcccccccatgccgcTCAACCACTCCCTCACAATATCGCTTATGCCCTTCCATCCCCCACAAGGTCTCTGACATTAAGCAAGGGGAAGAGGTTAAGAGACATTTTGATTACTTTACATAGTTACagagcagatgaggttgaaaagacatgcgtccatcaagttcaacctatgctaaatttagacgacagacactttatcctatatccttacttacagtatattgatatagaggaaggcaaaaaaccccagtgaaatatcatccagggatatctcataaggggaaaaatacattccttcctgactccaggaaTTGGCAAATCAGATTACTACTTgaattaacatccttcccatgtttacttatttggtatatccctgtatacctttcccttctaaaaagatgtccaacctttttttgaacatatctattgtatctgccatcacagtctcaacaggtaatgaattccacattttaactgcccttactgtaaagaaccattttccttgtttctggtgaaatttcctttcctcaaaCCTAAAgcgatgcccccgagtcctttgtactgcccttgggatgaataattgttttgaaagctccttatactgTCCTTGGCTGTcctctctaaggctgcgtccagggttgcagcagccgtgcggaggcgtgctgaggctgagggaaagcgggtactttccctggccttggttagcgctccgtccaggggcgtgtcgggggggggggtggggggggttggcgAGCCAGTGACAtcactcattgggcgaaccgctcacgtgaccggccctgcgctcccatgagcgcgaaatcTAACATTTGGATAAGaccgtgcgcgagcccctgctaaagccgctctcattgcggctgcaggggctcactggtaagcgagagcgtgcctcagcgcctaagcgctgaccatgcccaaggccttagacgcctcttttctaatgtaaataaatctaatttagctagcctctccttgtaagttagattgtccattccctttattaatttggtggctcttcgctgcactctctctcttgttccataatgtcttttctaaggagtggtgccccaaattgtactaCATACCTCGAGGTGTGGTCTTACCaacgctttataaaggggcaaaACAACAGGTTTTGTTTTCATTGgatattaatcacaataaatatatattattgctGTAAATTTACGATCGTTATTGTGGGAATTTTTGTTGTTATCGCCCCACCCCAAGTTCTCTATTATTTTCTTACAAATTTCTTGTAATTTGAATAATAGCAGTTTCTGTATGTGCAGATCCAGTATATTTCCAAATATTAATTTTTTTGTTGCTCTTTAAAAAgactatatatttattaatgaacacAGCACAGTGTACCTGAGCGGGTCCTCAAAATGGCTGATAATATTTAAGATCTGGAAAACCTTTGACAACTACTGCTCTCCAGGCCAATAATAGCCAATGACTTTATATACTCCAAAGGCTGGTTGGTACATGGGACTGTGCATCACAAATGGGATGCAATTGTCAAATGCAACTTATAAAAAAAGTAACCAAGTAGATTGCTGCATTAAGTAAGCAAACATGTAAAATTCAGCCAAGCACCTCTTATTTTAAAGCATACAGGTCAGCAATACCGGACTCAAATGAACCCACTCATTTACTTGGGGAAATGCTTGATAAATACCAGTTATTCGAGTCACTTTTTGACGATCCACACCTTGTAAAACACCAAAAAACAACCGCCCCCTGCGCTATAAAGAGAGGTGAAACCACACATTCTGCGGTGTCTCAGCCATGTTATTTTAATAGCTTGGAACATATAATGAAGAGGTACGCTAAGTTTAGATTGACATTTGGGATCAGTAGCTGCTAGAAGGGCAATAATGCCAGTTGGTGGAGGGGGTAACTAAAACAAAACACTTGTACTATAATATGTACCGATGTCAAGGGCCTAACTCAggaatgctcaactccagtcctcaagaccccccccccaactgcacaggttttcaggatatccctgcttcagcaacaggtggctcaatcagtggctcagttatgaTTGAACCAACTGTGCTGGAAAacggatttcctgaaaacctgacctgtttggaggggggggggggcgggacttgaggactggagttgagcacccctggccaAGCCTTGCAGCTGCAGCCTGGTTATGTGTACGGAAAGACTGCAGCTGACACTTACATTACTGATATAGGACCTTGGTTtccaaaacagaaacaggtgCGGAAAACAATAACCCACAGCTGCAGAGCCTCAAATGGTTAGATCGCAAACATTGTAGTAGATCACCAACTCCTTTAAATCAGTTTAGGGTTTTTGTATGTTAAAATAGATAAttagtaaagagtgacacaccgctcatttgcatgtcattacccagaatccctagctgcagtggaagtactgtttgctaagcgataatggggaaaagacagggttgcagatctgtcagaCATGCAAAtccaccacaagtggtatttttatttactgtacactgtctGGTGGACGGgttgtatcacatttttatttttttcacccaCTAAGTTTTTTTAATGTCTGTATGTTATTTCTAATTTCAGTTCGAGAGAAATAAAAAGACATGTCCTCTAAATCAAAATTAACGGCAGTGATTTGTCTGAGAGGTTAAAATTAGGTGATTTTTTCTACTCTATTCTTTTTCAAATTGAATTCAGAAACAGGGCAATTAAAATCGCCCAAAGATTGACTTTCTTTAGGTTCTCCTTTTTATGTGTTATCACTGAATATTAGGTTGGACGACATTTGTCTTCTAATGACAGactgccgccgcccccccccccccccttttcatgATTGGTTTCCTGCGCTAGACATTCTGATGTGAGGGTGCATCTGCAAGTccacaaaacacattttaaagtatttttttttttttttttttaaacaaaaaactcACAAGAAAAGGAATCATGAGTCACTGGagaagcaaaacaaaaaaaaaaaaaacaaaaagaagaaacTTCCTGAATGGCAAGGGGATGGGTGAAAAATAACTATTTTGTCAATATTCACCTCAGTGTCACGTTGAAATATTTTTCTTACTTTTGTAACGTTGGTGTAGAActgtttatttaaatgtattattcGTCAGTTCTAGGTTCGAGTTCTAGCGTGTAACTTGCTTTTCACGATTTATTGGCCAGTGCTGCTTGGATGGTTGAGCGTTTATATAGAGCTTCCAGGGCCGGTTACCGTTGGCATGTTTTTGCTAATGAGCACTTGTGCTGCCCTCGATATTTCCCTTATTTGGGCCAACTTGGAACTTAGTAACACATTATTATACTTCTTTACTCTTGTTTTTAAATAGTGTGTTTgtataaattcattttttttaacacacacactTTGTACATCATTGGAACCAATGAGTCCTCTGGTACTCAATTATGCGTTTACTTCAGTAACGGGGAACCCTGTCTCCAAGATAATaaccataataatataatatctcCAAGATGATAACCAGTGGCTTCATGGAAAATACAACATGGCGTCAATAAGTAGGAAGTCCCAAACaatgacattgcggcttccttttggcccCATGGGTCACGTAAGAGttgacagccattttgtttccccaggagGAAGCCCCAGCAAGTAAAGTAGACCAGTAATTACCTCGGGAACCCAATGCTAGAAATAGCAAGGTTCAGTACCGCAGGACCAGTTATGTAAAACATTTGGTTTAACTACTTCAGGCACAGCTGATTGGAGAATACAGCTCCAGCACTCAATGACACACCTACGCAGAAGACATGGTGCAAAGCTGTACACAAGTGATATACTTAGCAACCATTTCCCCCTCTTTACCAAGAAACCGCCACTTATGATGAAGGGTGGTTTTGTATTTCCAACATAAGTACAATTAACCACTTCAACATAGAAAACCGTTAAAGGGTGCGGTGCAGAGccgagccccctcccccccaccccccattcagaCATCGCAGGTCCAGCAGTTGCGGACATCTTAAAATCAACACTTACTTCATTGCTGCATAGTAAAAGGATCCAAACCAGAAAGTGGACGTCACTAGATGAACCGGAATCAGAACTTTTCCATATTGTTTAAAAGTCTTTTTAAATCTCTGTAGTAGGCTAATGGATTTGTCTTGCAAGGGATCTGTCTCAATGGGATCAGAAGAGGCGGCAGCACTGGGGTCACTTCCTGCTGGGGGCTTTTCTTCCTGGAGCTCAGTAGGATG encodes the following:
- the FAM210A gene encoding protein FAM210A isoform X2, which gives rise to MHLLRALLLRSNRINISSLPTSSFRECRQQKWRPISLRFVCQTLVLQVHQKQWLHSSPRPNVSQDKKSLHDPHPTELQEEKPPAGSDPSAAASSDPIETDPLQDKSISLLQRFKKTFKQYGKVLIPVHLVTSTFWFGSFYYAAMKGVNVVPFLEFIGLPDVIVNILKHSQSGNALTAYAMYKNRCQLLSSMRPLSFLLLKPTISHNNL